A DNA window from Aestuariispira ectoiniformans contains the following coding sequences:
- a CDS encoding S8 family serine peptidase has translation MTRRDSFLAETAPSFDVRHIRAASLLAALIIAALFALQPTTARAESCWSVLRYDKDGNVANQTQCGDPEVTDDGSDGKVETIRKEVEPHQVLLLNPPVGTETRLRQMGYHVLDKMEIQRLDVRVWLVETPQEVEMREALKTLRLNFPGLTIDTNDMMDLSSSGQAAKPVSLPYDRQTVGWGEVPATCGRGVKIGMVDGAVDTEHPALKGQKLHYRSFLKAGHKATAYDHGTAVAVMLVGKPGVDGQPGGLLPGADLYAANIFEIRYGKKKGNLAAMLRAIDWFVDNRVPLINMSIAGSYNKVMEIVLTRMAENGIIAVAAAGNNGPSAHPAWPAAHKNVFAVTAIDRRRDIYRFANQGDYIDFAAPGVNIRTLTPEGPKDQSGTSFAAPYVTGMVAIHLMSGYPADVDRIRKSLQRYSNDLGDSGRDSVYGWGLIRLQPNCK, from the coding sequence GAAACTGCCCCGTCATTTGACGTCCGGCATATCCGGGCGGCTTCGCTTCTGGCGGCGCTGATCATCGCCGCCCTTTTCGCGTTGCAGCCCACCACAGCGCGGGCAGAGTCCTGCTGGTCCGTCCTGCGCTACGACAAAGATGGTAATGTCGCCAACCAGACCCAATGCGGCGACCCGGAAGTCACAGATGATGGCTCTGACGGCAAGGTCGAGACAATCCGCAAGGAAGTCGAACCGCATCAGGTCCTGCTACTGAACCCGCCTGTCGGGACGGAGACCCGTCTGCGCCAAATGGGCTATCATGTGCTCGACAAGATGGAAATCCAGCGTCTCGATGTCCGAGTCTGGCTGGTGGAGACGCCACAGGAAGTCGAGATGCGCGAGGCGCTGAAAACCCTGCGTCTGAACTTCCCCGGTCTGACCATCGACACCAATGACATGATGGACTTGTCCTCCTCCGGCCAGGCCGCCAAACCTGTGTCTCTCCCCTATGACCGGCAAACGGTCGGTTGGGGAGAAGTTCCGGCAACCTGTGGCCGGGGCGTCAAGATCGGGATGGTCGACGGTGCGGTCGATACCGAACACCCGGCCCTGAAAGGGCAGAAGCTTCACTATCGCAGTTTTCTGAAGGCAGGCCACAAAGCGACAGCCTATGATCACGGTACCGCTGTTGCCGTCATGCTGGTCGGAAAGCCCGGCGTGGACGGCCAACCAGGCGGCCTGCTGCCCGGCGCGGATCTATATGCCGCCAATATCTTCGAAATACGCTACGGCAAGAAAAAGGGCAATCTGGCCGCGATGCTGCGCGCGATTGACTGGTTCGTTGATAACAGGGTGCCCCTGATCAACATGTCGATTGCGGGAAGCTATAACAAGGTCATGGAAATCGTGCTGACCCGAATGGCCGAAAACGGCATCATCGCGGTCGCCGCCGCAGGCAACAACGGCCCCAGCGCACATCCGGCCTGGCCCGCCGCCCACAAGAATGTCTTTGCCGTAACCGCGATCGACCGCCGCCGCGACATTTACCGCTTTGCCAACCAGGGTGATTACATTGATTTCGCAGCGCCGGGCGTTAACATTCGCACCCTGACGCCGGAAGGTCCGAAGGACCAGTCCGGGACCTCCTTTGCCGCGCCTTATGTCACAGGCATGGTCGCCATCCATCTGATGTCGGGCTACCCCGCAGATGTGGACCGTATCCGCAAAAGCCTGCAGCGCTACAGCAATGACCTGGGAGACAGCGGACGGGACTCCGTCTACGGCTGGGGTCTCATCCGCCTGCAACCCAATTGTAAATAA